From the genome of Bacteroidota bacterium, one region includes:
- a CDS encoding flagellar basal body L-ring protein FlgH has product MTRSFNISWVTGMTLLLLALAVLLSARPVAAQQSLYADITAFRVGDALTIQLAERTSAQRKSGWERSTSSNLGGAGNVNGAENISGSFGVNATFNNQAQKENESVQRDLLQGTMTALVVGVDSLAGNLLIEGERSLHVNGETHILKVQGSVRPFDVSRNNTILSYQLANAIIEYKKAGGIKRALMGPGALAGVATLLVVGAAIAVGSN; this is encoded by the coding sequence ATGACTAGAAGTTTTAATATTTCCTGGGTAACTGGCATGACGTTGCTCCTGTTAGCACTCGCCGTGTTGCTTAGCGCACGGCCCGTAGCAGCACAGCAATCGCTTTATGCAGACATTACGGCTTTTCGTGTTGGCGATGCCCTCACAATTCAACTTGCAGAGCGTACCTCGGCCCAAAGGAAAAGCGGTTGGGAGCGGTCAACAAGCTCCAACCTTGGCGGAGCAGGTAACGTGAACGGTGCCGAAAATATAAGCGGCAGCTTTGGCGTCAACGCCACCTTCAACAACCAGGCGCAGAAAGAAAACGAATCCGTTCAGCGCGACTTGCTACAAGGTACCATGACGGCCCTGGTGGTCGGCGTTGATTCCCTGGCTGGCAACCTGCTGATCGAAGGAGAGCGCTCGCTGCATGTCAATGGCGAAACACACATTCTGAAAGTACAGGGCTCCGTGCGTCCGTTTGACGTGAGCCGCAACAACACCATTCTCTCTTATCAGTTGGCAAACGCCATCATCGAATACAAAAAAGCAGGGGGCATCAAACGTGCTCTCATGGGCCCTGGCGCACTCGCCGGTGTAGCCACATTGCTTGTAGTCGGCGCAGCCATCGCAGTAGGATCCAATTAA